From a region of the Cataglyphis hispanica isolate Lineage 1 chromosome 24, ULB_Chis1_1.0, whole genome shotgun sequence genome:
- the LOC126858078 gene encoding protein dimmed-like — MRSLDRLSGSDQDCGDREMYIDLDDASVDSLTGKRSRHHVVGAEVGEESDSSGSERSPKQAKRRNRGGAPPTTRRRKSGISARERNLRRLESNERERMRMHSLNDAFEQLREVIPHVKMERKLSKIETLTLAKNYIMALTNVICEMRGEEQPYTFVDGECGSSSGDSTGQLELSGGEQPDESSPASIHETNNNSLLHEDLERRI, encoded by the exons ATGCGAAGCCTGGATAGGCTGTCGGGTAGCGACCAAGACTGCGGTGATCGGGAAATGTACATCGACCTGGACGACGCCTCCGTCGATTCGCTTACCGGGAAACGCAGTCGCCACCATGTCGTTGGCGCGGAG GTGGGCGAGGAGAGCGACAGCAGCGGAAGCGAGAGGAGTCCGAAGCAAGCGAAGAGGAGAAATCGCGGCGGTGCACCACCGACCACGAGGAGACGGAAAAGCGGAATTTCCGCGCGTGAGAGGAACCTGAGGAGGCTCGAAagtaacgagagagagaggatgagAATGCATTCGCTCAATGATGCTTTTGAG CAATTACGCGAGGTAATACCACACGTAAAAATGGAGAGGAAGCTCAGCAAAATCGAAACGCTCACGCtggctaaaaattatataatggcaCTGACGAATGTCATATGCGAGATGCGCGGCGAGGAGCAACCGTATAC GTTTGTCGATGGTGAATGCGGTTCTAGCAGCGGTGATAGTACCGGTCAATTAGAATTAAGCGGGGGCGAACAACCTGACGAATCATCGCCCGCATCAATCCACGAGACCAACAACAACAGTCTTCTTCACGAGGATCTAGAACGCAGGATCtaa